A genomic stretch from Mesoplodon densirostris isolate mMesDen1 chromosome 3, mMesDen1 primary haplotype, whole genome shotgun sequence includes:
- the ADAMTSL5 gene encoding ADAMTS-like protein 5 isoform X4: MGKLRRGEEEHLAPGHTGRPRPLRNLLLLLWTLLNCGLGGNAQGPGEWTQWGSWSRCSSSCGRGLSVRSRQCIRFPREELCWGDTHEYRLCQLPECPPGAVPFRDLQCALYNGHPVLGTQKTYQWVPFYGAPNQCNLNCLAEGHDFYHSFGRVLDGTPCSPGTQGLCVAGRCLSAGCDGLLGSDAREDHCGRCGGANDSCLFVQRVFRDAGAFAGYWNVTLIPEGARHIRAAHRSRNHLALMGGDGRYVFNGNWAVSPPGTYEAAGTRVVYTRVAGSEETLRAAGPTSEDLLLQVLLQEPNPGVEFEFWLPQERYGLFQAQAQAQGWSLRQPQPREVDPQSPESPAAPTVIPPRTPGPTPGELGTAWAGASREARPVPLTALPLQTPAHAALTPAVVPTGCSTIAAATLCSGPACWAASGRPRRPDMRCACSSSTRTTRHCGPSSMCGHRATAPAHRWPSIGTTCWQPSASSAPMALRTGCCSPMLATPVPGAPPRTAACAWPPDTAPSEPLDQTSATHGSPGSKNTQGPFGLETGLLPEETAGDYRRNCLSRETLTAESSSVQNWEFSKWTSRRKRCLLKDKE, translated from the exons atggggaaactgaggcgggGGGAAGAGGAGCACCTGGCCCCTGGCCACACCGGAAG ACCCCGCCCCCTCCGGAACCTCCTGCTCCTGCTGTGGACCCTCCTGAACTGTGGTTTGGGGGGCAACGCTCAG GGTCCGGGTGAGTGGACTCAATGGGGTTCCTGGAGCCGCTGTTCTAGCTCTTGCGGGCGAGGGCTCTCCGTGCGCAGCCGGCAATGCATCCG GTTTCCCAGGGAAGAGCTGTGCTGGGGGGACACCCACGAGTACCGCCTCTGCCAGCTGCCC GAGTGTCCCCCAGGGGCCGTGCCCTTCCGAGACCTCCAATGCGCCCTCTACAATGGCCACCCTGTCCTGGGCACCCAGAAGACCTACCAATGGGTGCCCTTCTACGGTG CACCCAACCAGTGCAACCTCAACTGCCTGGCGGAGGGGCACGACTTCTATCACAGCTTCGGCCGCGTGCTGGACGGTACCCCCTGCAGCCCGGGCACCCAGGGACTCTGCGTGGCTGGCCGCTGCCTC AGCGCCGGCTGTGACGGTTTGCTGGGTTCGGATGCCCGCGAAGACCACTGCGGCCGCTGCGGCGGCGCCAACGACTCGTGCCTCTTCGTGCAGCGCGTGTTCCGGGATGCCG GTGCCTTCGCTGGGTACTGGAACGTGACCCTGATCCCTGAGGGCGCCAGGCACATCCGCGCCGCCCACCGGAGCCGGAACCACCTGG CGCTGATGGGGGGCGACGGGCGCTACGTGTTCAACGGGAACTGGGCGGTCAGCCCTCCCGGGACCTACGAGGCAGCGGGCACCCGCGTGGTCTACACCCGCGTCGCAGGGTCAGAGGAGACGCTGCGCGCCGCCGGGCCCACCTCGGAAGACCTGCTCCTGCAG GTCCTCCTGCAGGAGCCCAACCCCGGCGTTGAGTTCGAGTTCTGGCTCCCCCAGGAGCGCTATGGCCTCTTCCAGGCGCAGGCTCAGGCCCAGGGCTGGTCCCTGCGGCAGCCGCAGCCTCGGGAGGTAGATCCTCAGTCCCCTGAGTCTCCCGCTGCCCCCACTGTTATCCCCCCACggaccccaggccccaccccaggtgAGCTGGGGACAGCCTGGGCGGGGGCGAGCAGGGAGGCAAGACCTGTGCCCCTGACTGCACTGCCCCTGCAGACCCCTGCCCACGCTGCCCTGACACCCGCGGTCGTGCCCACCGGCTGCTCCACTATTGCGGCAGCGACTTTG TGTTCCGGGCCCGCGTGCTGGGCCGCATCCGGCAGGCCCAGGAGACCCGATATGAGGTGCGCGTGCAGCTCATCTACAAGAACCACTCGCCACTGCGGGCCCTCGAGTATGTGTGGGCACCGAGCCACTGCCCCTGCCCACCGCTGGCCCTCCATCGGGACTACCTGCTGGCAGCCCAGCGCCTCATCAGCCCCGATGGCACTCAGGACTGGCTGCTGCTCCCCCATGCTGGCTACGCCCGTCCCTGGAGCCCCGCCGAGGACAGCCGCGTGCGCCTGGCCGCCAGACACTGCCCCCTCTGAGCCCCTGGACCAGACCTCGGCCACACACGGCTCACCAGGCTCAAA GAACACGCAGGGCCCATTTGGTTTAGAGACTGGATTGCTGCCCGAAGAGACCGCAGGTGATTACAGACGGAATTGCCTCTCGAGGGAAACACTCACAGCTGAGTCCTCAAGTGTCCAGAACTGGGAATTCTCCAAATGGACTTCCCGCAGGAAGCGATGTTTATTAAAGGATAAAGAATGA
- the ADAMTSL5 gene encoding ADAMTS-like protein 5 isoform X8 — MHPECPPGAVPFRDLQCALYNGHPVLGTQKTYQWVPFYGAPNQCNLNCLAEGHDFYHSFGRVLDGTPCSPGTQGLCVAGRCLSAGCDGLLGSDAREDHCGRCGGANDSCLFVQRVFRDAGAFAGYWNVTLIPEGARHIRAAHRSRNHLALMGGDGRYVFNGNWAVSPPGTYEAAGTRVVYTRVAGSEETLRAAGPTSEDLLLQVLLQEPNPGVEFEFWLPQERYGLFQAQAQAQGWSLRQPQPREVDPQSPESPAAPTVIPPRTPGPTPGELGTAWAGASREARPVPLTALPLQTPAHAALTPAVVPTGCSTIAAATLCSGPACWAASGRPRRPDMRCACSSSTRTTRHCGPSSMCGHRATAPAHRWPSIGTTCWQPSASSAPMALRTGCCSPMLATPVPGAPPRTAACAWPPDTAPSEPLDQTSATHGSPGSKNTQGPFGLETGLLPEETAGDYRRNCLSRETLTAESSSVQNWEFSKWTSRRKRCLLKDKE; from the exons ATGCATCCG GAGTGTCCCCCAGGGGCCGTGCCCTTCCGAGACCTCCAATGCGCCCTCTACAATGGCCACCCTGTCCTGGGCACCCAGAAGACCTACCAATGGGTGCCCTTCTACGGTG CACCCAACCAGTGCAACCTCAACTGCCTGGCGGAGGGGCACGACTTCTATCACAGCTTCGGCCGCGTGCTGGACGGTACCCCCTGCAGCCCGGGCACCCAGGGACTCTGCGTGGCTGGCCGCTGCCTC AGCGCCGGCTGTGACGGTTTGCTGGGTTCGGATGCCCGCGAAGACCACTGCGGCCGCTGCGGCGGCGCCAACGACTCGTGCCTCTTCGTGCAGCGCGTGTTCCGGGATGCCG GTGCCTTCGCTGGGTACTGGAACGTGACCCTGATCCCTGAGGGCGCCAGGCACATCCGCGCCGCCCACCGGAGCCGGAACCACCTGG CGCTGATGGGGGGCGACGGGCGCTACGTGTTCAACGGGAACTGGGCGGTCAGCCCTCCCGGGACCTACGAGGCAGCGGGCACCCGCGTGGTCTACACCCGCGTCGCAGGGTCAGAGGAGACGCTGCGCGCCGCCGGGCCCACCTCGGAAGACCTGCTCCTGCAG GTCCTCCTGCAGGAGCCCAACCCCGGCGTTGAGTTCGAGTTCTGGCTCCCCCAGGAGCGCTATGGCCTCTTCCAGGCGCAGGCTCAGGCCCAGGGCTGGTCCCTGCGGCAGCCGCAGCCTCGGGAGGTAGATCCTCAGTCCCCTGAGTCTCCCGCTGCCCCCACTGTTATCCCCCCACggaccccaggccccaccccaggtgAGCTGGGGACAGCCTGGGCGGGGGCGAGCAGGGAGGCAAGACCTGTGCCCCTGACTGCACTGCCCCTGCAGACCCCTGCCCACGCTGCCCTGACACCCGCGGTCGTGCCCACCGGCTGCTCCACTATTGCGGCAGCGACTTTG TGTTCCGGGCCCGCGTGCTGGGCCGCATCCGGCAGGCCCAGGAGACCCGATATGAGGTGCGCGTGCAGCTCATCTACAAGAACCACTCGCCACTGCGGGCCCTCGAGTATGTGTGGGCACCGAGCCACTGCCCCTGCCCACCGCTGGCCCTCCATCGGGACTACCTGCTGGCAGCCCAGCGCCTCATCAGCCCCGATGGCACTCAGGACTGGCTGCTGCTCCCCCATGCTGGCTACGCCCGTCCCTGGAGCCCCGCCGAGGACAGCCGCGTGCGCCTGGCCGCCAGACACTGCCCCCTCTGAGCCCCTGGACCAGACCTCGGCCACACACGGCTCACCAGGCTCAAA GAACACGCAGGGCCCATTTGGTTTAGAGACTGGATTGCTGCCCGAAGAGACCGCAGGTGATTACAGACGGAATTGCCTCTCGAGGGAAACACTCACAGCTGAGTCCTCAAGTGTCCAGAACTGGGAATTCTCCAAATGGACTTCCCGCAGGAAGCGATGTTTATTAAAGGATAAAGAATGA